Proteins co-encoded in one Streptomyces sp. NBC_01283 genomic window:
- a CDS encoding carbon-nitrogen hydrolase family protein codes for MRTALLQSSGQLGSVAENLKALDDAAGRAAAAGAGLLVAPELYLTGYAIGDDVARLAEAADGASAAALAETAARHGVAIAYGYPERDGERVFNSVQLIGPDGERLANYRKTHLFGCFERDSFTPGEQTVVQAELGGLRIGLMICYDVEFPENVRAHALAGTDLLLVPTAQMHPFQFVAESVVPVRAFENQMYVAYVNRVGKEGEFEFVGLSTLAGPDGVARVRAGREEQLVFADADPAFLAASREANPYLRDRRPGLYASLV; via the coding sequence CTGCGCACCGCCCTGCTCCAGAGTTCCGGGCAGCTCGGCTCCGTCGCCGAGAACCTCAAGGCGCTCGACGACGCCGCGGGCCGTGCCGCCGCGGCGGGAGCCGGACTTCTCGTGGCGCCCGAGCTGTACCTCACCGGGTACGCGATCGGCGACGACGTCGCGCGCCTCGCCGAGGCCGCCGACGGGGCGTCGGCCGCCGCGCTCGCCGAGACCGCCGCACGCCACGGCGTCGCGATCGCCTACGGCTACCCGGAGCGGGACGGGGAGCGGGTCTTCAACTCCGTCCAGCTGATCGGCCCCGACGGCGAGCGCCTGGCGAACTACCGCAAGACCCACCTCTTCGGCTGCTTCGAGCGCGACTCCTTCACCCCCGGTGAGCAGACCGTCGTACAGGCGGAGCTGGGCGGTCTGCGGATCGGCCTGATGATCTGCTACGACGTGGAGTTCCCGGAGAACGTCCGCGCGCACGCCCTCGCGGGCACCGATCTGCTGCTCGTCCCCACGGCCCAGATGCACCCCTTCCAGTTCGTCGCCGAGTCGGTCGTGCCGGTGCGGGCCTTCGAGAACCAGATGTACGTCGCCTACGTCAACCGGGTCGGCAAGGAAGGGGAGTTCGAGTTCGTCGGGCTCTCCACGCTGGCCGGTCCCGACGGGGTGGCACGCGTCCGGGCGGGACGCGAGGAGCAGCTCGTGTTCGCCGACGCCGACCCCGCCTTCCTCGCCGCGTCGCGCGAGGCCAACCCCTACCTCCGCGACCGCCGCCCGGGTCTGTACGCGTCCCTGGTCTGA
- a CDS encoding flavin monoamine oxidase family protein — translation MTSTVPTAVQHTDAQPPITMFGPDFPYAYDDFLAHPAGLGQIPATEHGTEVAVIGGGLSGIIAAYELMKMGLKPVVYEADQIGGRLRTVGFDGCDPSLTAEMGAMRFPPSSTALQHYIDLVGLKTQAFPNPLAESTPSTVVDLKGESHYATSVDDLPQVYRDVMNAWNSCLEEGADFSDMNRALRERDVPKIREIWSKLVEKLDNQTFYGFLCESEAFKSFRHREIFGQVGFGTGGWDTDFPNSILEILRVVYTEADDHHRGIVGGSQQLPLRLWDREPQKIVHWAPGTSLSSLHEGGLPKPAVTRLDRTAGNRVTVTDSSGDIRTYQAAIFTAQSWLLLSKIACDDTLFPIDHWTAMERTHYMESSKLFVPVDRPFWLDKAVDDRGNPTGRDVMSMTLTDRMTRGTYLLDDGPDKPAVICLSYTWCDDSLKWLPLSANERMEVMLKSLGEIYPKVDIRKHIIGNPVTVSWENEPYFMGAFKANLPGHYRYQRRLFTHFMQETLPEDKRGIFLAGDDISWTAGWAEGAVQTALNAVWGVMHHFGGATDATNPGPGDVYDEIAPVELPED, via the coding sequence ATGACGTCCACGGTGCCCACCGCCGTCCAGCACACCGACGCCCAGCCGCCGATCACCATGTTCGGTCCGGACTTCCCTTACGCGTACGACGATTTCCTCGCCCACCCGGCGGGCCTCGGCCAGATACCCGCGACCGAACACGGCACGGAGGTCGCGGTCATCGGCGGCGGCCTGTCCGGCATCATCGCGGCGTACGAGCTGATGAAGATGGGCCTCAAGCCCGTCGTCTACGAGGCCGACCAGATCGGCGGCCGGCTGCGCACCGTCGGCTTCGACGGCTGCGACCCCTCGCTGACCGCGGAGATGGGCGCGATGCGCTTCCCGCCGTCCTCGACGGCGCTCCAGCACTACATCGACCTGGTGGGCCTCAAGACCCAGGCGTTCCCCAACCCCCTCGCGGAGTCGACCCCCTCGACGGTCGTCGACCTCAAGGGCGAGTCCCACTACGCGACGTCCGTCGACGACCTGCCGCAGGTCTACCGCGACGTGATGAACGCCTGGAACTCCTGCCTGGAGGAGGGCGCCGACTTCTCCGACATGAACCGCGCCCTGCGCGAGCGCGACGTACCGAAGATCCGTGAGATCTGGTCCAAGCTCGTCGAGAAGCTCGACAACCAGACCTTCTACGGCTTCCTCTGCGAGTCCGAGGCCTTCAAGTCCTTCCGGCACCGCGAGATCTTCGGCCAGGTCGGCTTCGGCACGGGCGGCTGGGACACCGACTTCCCGAACTCCATCCTGGAGATCCTGCGCGTCGTCTACACCGAGGCCGACGACCACCACCGCGGCATCGTCGGCGGCAGCCAGCAGCTTCCCCTGCGCCTGTGGGACCGTGAGCCGCAGAAGATCGTGCACTGGGCGCCCGGCACGTCCCTGAGCTCGCTGCACGAGGGCGGTCTGCCGAAGCCCGCCGTGACCCGGCTCGACCGCACCGCGGGCAACCGCGTCACCGTCACCGACTCCTCGGGCGACATCCGCACCTACCAGGCGGCCATCTTCACCGCCCAGTCCTGGCTGCTGCTCTCCAAGATCGCCTGTGACGACACCCTCTTCCCCATCGACCACTGGACGGCGATGGAGCGGACCCACTACATGGAGTCCTCCAAGCTGTTCGTGCCGGTCGACAGGCCGTTCTGGCTGGACAAGGCCGTCGACGACAGGGGGAACCCGACCGGGCGTGACGTCATGTCGATGACGCTCACCGACCGCATGACGCGCGGGACCTACCTGCTCGACGACGGCCCGGACAAGCCCGCCGTCATCTGCCTCTCCTACACCTGGTGCGACGACAGCCTGAAGTGGCTGCCGCTGTCGGCGAACGAGCGCATGGAGGTCATGCTCAAGTCGCTCGGCGAGATCTATCCCAAGGTCGACATCCGCAAGCACATCATCGGCAACCCGGTGACCGTGTCGTGGGAGAACGAGCCCTACTTCATGGGCGCCTTCAAGGCGAACCTGCCGGGCCACTACCGCTACCAGCGGCGCCTGTTCACGCACTTCATGCAGGAGACGTTGCCCGAGGACAAGCGGGGTATCTTCCTCGCCGGTGACGACATCTCGTGGACGGCCGGTTGGGCCGAGGGTGCGGTCCAGACCGCGCTGAACGCGGTGTGGGGCGTCATGCACCACTTCGGTGGTGCGACCGATGCGACCAACCCCGGGCCGGGCGATGTGTACGACGAGATCGCCCCGGTGGAACTGCCGGAGGACTGA
- a CDS encoding LLM class F420-dependent oxidoreductase, whose translation MATRLGLSLPQGRQYSIGRDVPAVARAAEDIGYESLWVYERILFPEPATQGLYGIEGLPWPDSYRSVADPLVTLTLAAAVTERARLGTSVLVAPLHVPFQLARSLASLDAASGGRVVAGLGTGWSHDEYAAAAVAPFEKRGKVLDELIDVCHAVWGPDPVSYEGELTTIAPSVVGPKPARPVPILLPANSPRALRRLVDRADGWMPVGTGAEKLAEQAQALKELAAERGRTEPVQSVMRANARYTAKAYEGERRAPFQGSVAQIVEDLEAHASTGAVEEILIELQGSTRDAEELKDLAAEVYEAARAAGV comes from the coding sequence ATGGCCACACGACTCGGGCTCAGCCTCCCGCAGGGCCGGCAGTACAGCATCGGACGTGACGTCCCGGCTGTCGCCCGCGCGGCGGAGGACATCGGTTACGAGAGCCTGTGGGTCTACGAACGCATCCTGTTCCCCGAGCCCGCCACCCAGGGCCTGTACGGCATCGAGGGCCTGCCCTGGCCCGACTCGTACCGGTCGGTCGCCGATCCGCTCGTCACGCTGACCCTGGCCGCGGCCGTCACCGAGCGGGCCCGCCTTGGCACCAGCGTCCTGGTCGCCCCGCTGCACGTGCCGTTCCAGCTGGCGCGCTCGCTGGCCAGCCTTGACGCGGCGAGCGGGGGCCGGGTCGTCGCGGGCCTCGGCACGGGCTGGTCCCACGACGAGTATGCCGCGGCGGCGGTGGCGCCCTTCGAGAAGCGCGGCAAGGTCCTGGACGAGCTGATCGACGTCTGCCACGCGGTGTGGGGCCCGGACCCGGTGTCGTACGAAGGAGAGCTGACCACGATCGCTCCCTCGGTGGTCGGTCCCAAGCCCGCGCGCCCCGTCCCGATCCTGCTGCCCGCCAACAGCCCGCGCGCCCTGCGCAGGCTCGTCGACCGCGCCGACGGCTGGATGCCGGTGGGCACGGGCGCCGAGAAGCTGGCGGAGCAGGCGCAGGCCCTGAAGGAACTGGCCGCCGAACGGGGCCGCACGGAACCGGTCCAGAGCGTCATGCGGGCGAACGCGCGGTACACGGCGAAGGCGTACGAGGGCGAGAGGCGCGCCCCCTTCCAGGGCAGCGTCGCGCAGATCGTCGAGGACCTGGAGGCGCACGCGTCGACGGGAGCCGTGGAGGAGATCCTCATCGAACTCCAGGGCAGCACACGGGACGCCGAGGAGCTGAAGGACCTGGCGGCGGAGGTGTACGAGGCGGCGCGGGCGGCCGGAGTGTAA
- a CDS encoding DUF5995 family protein gives MAQLERFAEFTGSAHGIDGVVSRMRALGAGFPPRDGVGVFNRVYLSVTEEVGRHLDGGRFPDTGAALTLDVLFAERYLTAVEAVAADRRPPACWRPLFQLRRHPGVRPLQFALAGINAHIGHDLPLAVMDACRALGCEPAELEDEFDRVGDILVSLEESIREQLMPGPDLFQIADPLTHLLGSWSLERARDSAWATALTMRALDGLPAVAEEFRERLDGAVGLVGRMLLTPLAD, from the coding sequence ATGGCGCAGCTGGAGCGGTTCGCGGAGTTCACAGGCTCGGCTCACGGGATTGACGGCGTGGTGTCGCGGATGCGCGCGCTGGGCGCCGGTTTCCCACCGCGGGACGGGGTCGGGGTCTTCAACCGGGTCTATCTCTCCGTCACCGAAGAGGTCGGCCGGCACCTCGACGGCGGCCGTTTCCCGGACACCGGAGCCGCTCTCACGCTGGACGTCCTGTTCGCCGAGCGCTATCTGACGGCGGTCGAAGCGGTGGCCGCCGACCGCAGGCCGCCCGCCTGCTGGCGGCCGCTGTTCCAGCTCCGGCGCCATCCCGGCGTCCGCCCCCTGCAGTTCGCGCTCGCGGGCATCAACGCGCACATCGGGCACGACCTTCCGCTGGCCGTCATGGACGCCTGTCGTGCGCTCGGCTGCGAACCGGCCGAGCTGGAGGACGAGTTCGACCGCGTGGGCGACATCCTCGTCTCGCTGGAGGAGAGCATCCGCGAACAGCTGATGCCGGGTCCCGACCTCTTCCAGATCGCCGACCCGCTCACCCACCTGCTGGGCTCCTGGAGCCTGGAGCGGGCCAGGGACAGCGCCTGGGCGACGGCCCTGACGATGCGGGCGCTGGACGGACTGCCCGCCGTGGCCGAGGAGTTCCGGGAGCGCCTGGACGGAGCGGTCGGCCTGGTGGGCAGGATGCTGCTCACGCCCCTGGCGGACTGA
- a CDS encoding uracil-xanthine permease family protein yields MDLGVRWRLHGDGRTPAPGAVVRPDERLSWPRTLGLGAQHVVAMFGASFVAPVLMGLDPNLAIMMSGVATVIFLLATRGRVPSYLGCSLSFVGVAAVIRAQGGSSATVTGAVFVVGAALFLVGLAVQKFGARIIHAAMPPIVTGAVVMLIGFNLAPVTASTYWPQDQWTALLVMLFTGLAVVCLRGFWSRVAIFLGLIFGYALSWALDLIFGKIHSADGSGKVVDHWRLDLSAVGNADWIGLPSFHAPSFEWSAILVALPVVIALVAENAGHVKAVGEMTGDNLDGKLGTAISADGAASMLSTAVGGPPNTTYSENIGVMAATRVYSTAAYWAAAGFALLFGLCPKFGAVVAAIPGGVLGGITVILYGMIGLLGAQIWINAGVDLRNPLNLVPAAAGIIIGVGGVSLKISDNFELSGIALGTIVVITGYHVLRAFAPPHLKSQEPLLDSGTSTYDEADGDESTDGSQPRATS; encoded by the coding sequence ATGGATCTCGGCGTGCGCTGGAGACTGCACGGCGACGGGCGCACCCCCGCGCCGGGAGCCGTCGTCCGTCCCGACGAGCGGCTCTCCTGGCCGCGGACCCTCGGGCTCGGCGCCCAGCACGTGGTCGCCATGTTCGGCGCCTCGTTCGTGGCGCCCGTCCTGATGGGCCTCGACCCGAACCTCGCGATCATGATGTCCGGTGTCGCGACGGTCATCTTCCTGCTCGCCACGCGCGGCCGGGTGCCCAGCTACCTGGGCTGTTCGCTGTCCTTCGTGGGCGTGGCCGCCGTCATCCGCGCCCAGGGCGGCTCGTCCGCCACCGTGACGGGTGCGGTCTTCGTGGTCGGCGCGGCGCTGTTCCTGGTGGGGCTCGCCGTCCAGAAGTTCGGGGCGCGGATCATCCACGCCGCGATGCCGCCGATCGTCACCGGCGCCGTCGTCATGCTGATCGGCTTCAATCTGGCGCCGGTCACCGCGTCCACGTACTGGCCGCAGGACCAGTGGACGGCGCTCCTGGTGATGCTGTTCACCGGTTTGGCCGTGGTGTGCCTGCGCGGATTCTGGTCACGCGTGGCGATCTTCCTCGGGCTGATCTTCGGGTACGCCCTGTCCTGGGCCCTCGACCTGATCTTCGGCAAGATCCACTCGGCGGACGGTTCGGGCAAGGTCGTCGACCACTGGCGGCTCGACCTCTCCGCCGTCGGCAACGCCGACTGGATCGGCCTGCCGTCCTTCCACGCGCCGAGCTTCGAGTGGTCGGCGATCCTCGTCGCGCTGCCCGTCGTCATCGCACTGGTCGCCGAGAACGCCGGGCACGTCAAGGCGGTCGGCGAGATGACCGGCGACAACCTGGACGGCAAGCTCGGCACGGCGATCTCCGCCGACGGCGCCGCGTCCATGCTCTCCACCGCGGTGGGCGGCCCGCCCAACACGACGTACTCCGAGAACATCGGCGTGATGGCCGCGACCCGCGTCTACTCCACGGCCGCGTACTGGGCCGCCGCGGGCTTCGCCCTGCTCTTCGGGCTCTGCCCCAAGTTCGGCGCGGTCGTGGCGGCCATCCCCGGCGGCGTCCTGGGCGGCATCACCGTCATCCTCTACGGCATGATCGGCCTGCTCGGCGCCCAGATCTGGATCAACGCCGGGGTGGACCTGCGCAATCCGCTGAACCTCGTCCCGGCCGCCGCGGGCATCATCATCGGCGTCGGGGGCGTCTCCCTGAAGATCTCCGACAACTTCGAGCTGAGCGGCATCGCACTCGGCACGATCGTCGTGATCACCGGCTATCACGTGCTGCGCGCCTTCGCACCGCCGCACCTCAAGTCGCAGGAGCCGCTGCTGGATTCGGGCACGTCCACGTACGACGAGGCCGACGGCGACGAGAGCACCGACGGCTCCCAGCCGCGCGCCACGTCGTAG
- a CDS encoding MFS transporter → MSEVVRDVRQLKRARYAVAAVFCVHGAVTGSFATRVPWIQEHTGLSAGLLGLALAFPAIGASVAMPLAGRVSHRFGARTALRGLLALWTMALILPSLAPNLLTLCLALFVYGATAGMSDVAMNALGVEVETRMKKSIMSGLHGMWSVGALIGSAAGTAAAHLGADARLHHALAAVALTAIGLVACQGVLDLQAEPEDVAPPRFSLPPKSALLIGAVGFCAVFAEGASLDWSAVYLRDVLDSSAGVAAASTTGFTLTMAIARLAGDAVVDRFGSVRTVRVGGVVAALGGLLVVVAPHPAVAMSGFALLGLGIAVVVPLAFAAAGRSGPNPSQAIAGVATITYTSGLIAPSAIGTLADATSLVVSFGLVTVLACGLAVFAGVLRTGGREATPVSPADAAAPGPRP, encoded by the coding sequence ATGAGTGAAGTGGTCCGCGACGTACGGCAGTTGAAGCGGGCACGGTACGCCGTGGCCGCCGTCTTCTGTGTGCACGGCGCCGTCACCGGGTCCTTCGCGACCCGTGTGCCCTGGATCCAGGAGCACACGGGTCTCAGCGCCGGCCTCCTCGGCCTCGCCCTGGCCTTCCCCGCGATCGGCGCCTCCGTGGCGATGCCGCTCGCGGGCCGGGTCAGCCACCGCTTCGGCGCCCGTACGGCGCTGCGCGGGCTGCTCGCCCTGTGGACGATGGCCCTGATCCTCCCCTCGCTCGCGCCGAACCTGCTCACGCTCTGCCTGGCCCTGTTCGTGTACGGCGCGACGGCGGGCATGTCGGACGTGGCGATGAACGCGCTGGGCGTCGAGGTCGAGACCCGCATGAAGAAGTCGATCATGTCGGGCCTGCACGGCATGTGGAGCGTCGGTGCCCTGATCGGCTCGGCGGCCGGCACGGCCGCCGCCCACCTGGGTGCGGACGCCCGGCTGCACCACGCGCTCGCCGCCGTGGCCCTCACGGCGATCGGCCTCGTCGCCTGCCAGGGCGTGCTCGATCTGCAGGCGGAGCCCGAGGACGTGGCGCCGCCGCGCTTCTCGCTGCCGCCCAAGTCGGCGCTCCTGATCGGCGCGGTCGGCTTCTGCGCGGTCTTCGCGGAGGGCGCGAGCCTGGACTGGTCGGCGGTCTATCTGCGGGACGTCCTCGACTCGTCGGCCGGTGTCGCCGCCGCGTCCACCACCGGCTTCACGCTCACCATGGCGATCGCGCGGCTCGCGGGCGACGCGGTGGTGGACCGCTTCGGGTCGGTCCGCACGGTGCGGGTGGGCGGCGTGGTCGCGGCGCTCGGCGGTCTTCTCGTGGTGGTGGCACCCCATCCGGCGGTCGCCATGAGCGGGTTCGCGCTGCTCGGGCTCGGCATCGCGGTCGTGGTGCCGCTGGCGTTCGCCGCGGCCGGACGCAGCGGGCCCAATCCGAGTCAGGCCATCGCGGGCGTCGCCACCATCACGTACACCTCGGGCCTGATCGCCCCCTCGGCGATCGGCACGCTGGCCGACGCGACGAGCCTGGTGGTCTCCTTCGGCCTGGTGACGGTGCTCGCCTGCGGACTCGCGGTGTTCGCGGGGGTGCTGCGCACGGGCGGCCGCGAGGCCACTCCGGTCAGTCCCGCGGATGCGGCGGCGCCCGGCCCGCGCCCCTGA
- a CDS encoding ROK family transcriptional regulator, translating to MPASPSTARAINDRLALGLLQREGPLTANQLKQLTGLSRPSVADLVERLQGSGLIAVVGEAGAQRRGPNARLYGIVADRAHLAALDVRTDGLSVVVTDLLGAVLAEASAPIGGDTGTGPAVERAVTLVERTARDGGVQRLHTIGIGAPGLIDPATGELRDTTSLPAWHRRLAGALQERLPARVLVENETNLAARAEQRDGAAHDRDTFVLLWLGEGVGAAVMLDGTLRRGASGGTGEIGFLPVPGTHVLPSATGCEGGFHSLACAAALRQLGAEYGLVAGAEAADLLRHAVESDHSGFLDAVADRVAVGAAAVAAILDPGCVVLGGEVGRAGGAALAARVEERLAAMSPLRTEVRASALGGSAVLRGALLAARDAAQDELFGPRHQAGAGAGAGAGAGGGAGAVR from the coding sequence ATGCCCGCATCACCGAGCACCGCCCGGGCCATCAACGACCGGCTCGCCCTGGGGCTCCTGCAGCGCGAAGGGCCGCTGACGGCCAACCAGTTGAAGCAGCTGACCGGCCTGTCCCGGCCCTCGGTCGCCGACCTCGTCGAGCGCCTCCAGGGCTCCGGCCTGATCGCCGTCGTGGGGGAGGCGGGTGCCCAGCGCCGGGGACCCAATGCCCGGCTGTACGGGATCGTGGCCGACCGGGCGCATCTCGCCGCCCTCGACGTACGCACCGACGGCCTCTCCGTGGTCGTCACCGATCTGCTCGGCGCGGTGCTCGCCGAGGCGTCCGCGCCCATCGGCGGCGACACCGGCACCGGACCCGCCGTCGAGCGGGCCGTCACCCTCGTCGAGCGCACCGCACGGGACGGCGGCGTCCAGCGGCTGCATACCATCGGCATCGGCGCCCCCGGCCTCATCGACCCCGCCACCGGCGAACTGCGCGACACCACCTCGCTGCCCGCCTGGCACCGCCGGCTCGCCGGAGCCCTCCAGGAACGGCTCCCGGCCCGCGTCCTCGTGGAGAACGAGACCAACCTCGCCGCCCGCGCCGAACAGCGTGACGGCGCCGCCCACGACCGCGACACCTTCGTCCTCCTCTGGCTCGGCGAAGGCGTCGGCGCCGCCGTCATGCTCGACGGGACCCTGCGCCGCGGGGCGTCCGGCGGCACCGGGGAGATCGGCTTCCTGCCGGTGCCGGGGACGCACGTGCTGCCGTCCGCCACCGGCTGCGAGGGCGGGTTCCACTCGCTGGCCTGCGCCGCCGCGCTCCGTCAACTCGGCGCCGAGTACGGCCTGGTGGCAGGGGCCGAGGCCGCGGATCTCCTGCGCCATGCCGTCGAGTCCGACCACTCCGGATTCCTGGACGCCGTCGCCGACCGGGTCGCCGTGGGGGCCGCCGCCGTGGCCGCGATCCTCGACCCGGGCTGCGTCGTCCTCGGCGGCGAGGTGGGCCGCGCGGGCGGTGCCGCGCTGGCCGCCCGCGTCGAGGAACGCCTCGCGGCGATGTCACCGCTGCGCACGGAGGTGCGCGCGAGCGCGCTCGGCGGCTCGGCCGTGCTGCGGGGCGCACTGCTCGCCGCCAGGGACGCGGCACAGGACGAGCTGTTCGGCCCGCGGCACCAGGCCGGTGCCGGTGCCGGTGCTGGTGCTGGTGCTGGTGGAGGGGCCGGTGCCGTGCGCTGA
- the ribD gene encoding bifunctional diaminohydroxyphosphoribosylaminopyrimidine deaminase/5-amino-6-(5-phosphoribosylamino)uracil reductase RibD encodes MCRAITLAARGLGSTSPNPVVGCVIVDASGETVGEGYHQRAGGPHAEVHALCAAGEQARGATALVTLEPCNHTGRTGPCAQALIDAGIARVVYAVGDPNPAATGGAQRLRTAGVDVQAGLLEDEAAAGNAAWLTSVRLGRPHVTWKYAATLDGRIAAADGTSRWITSAEARADVHRLRAECDAVVVGSGTQRADDPHLAVRGVEGAVQPLRVVVDTNGTAVTPGARVLDDAAPTLVAVAENVTAESEAETVRLPRADGGLDIPALLAELHTRGVRSVLLEGGPTLAGAFVAAGAVDRVVAYVAPVLLGAGPAALTGGGITTITEALRLDVSETVRIGPDLRVTATLVAKEH; translated from the coding sequence ATGTGCCGCGCCATCACGCTCGCCGCCCGCGGACTCGGCTCCACCAGCCCCAATCCGGTCGTCGGATGCGTGATCGTCGACGCCTCCGGAGAGACCGTCGGCGAGGGCTACCACCAGCGGGCGGGCGGCCCGCACGCCGAGGTCCACGCCCTGTGCGCGGCCGGCGAACAGGCCCGCGGCGCCACCGCCCTGGTCACCCTCGAACCCTGCAACCACACCGGACGCACCGGCCCCTGCGCCCAGGCGCTCATCGACGCCGGCATCGCCCGCGTCGTCTACGCGGTCGGCGACCCGAACCCCGCCGCGACCGGGGGCGCGCAGCGACTGCGCACCGCCGGAGTCGACGTACAGGCGGGCCTCCTGGAGGACGAGGCCGCGGCGGGCAACGCCGCCTGGCTGACCTCCGTACGCCTCGGCCGCCCGCACGTCACCTGGAAGTACGCAGCCACGCTCGACGGCCGCATCGCGGCGGCCGACGGAACCAGCCGCTGGATCACCTCCGCCGAGGCCCGCGCCGATGTCCACCGGCTGCGCGCCGAGTGCGACGCGGTGGTCGTCGGCTCCGGCACCCAGCGCGCCGACGACCCCCACCTCGCCGTGCGGGGCGTCGAAGGCGCCGTCCAGCCGCTGCGCGTCGTCGTCGACACGAACGGCACGGCCGTGACGCCCGGCGCCCGCGTCCTGGACGACGCGGCGCCCACGCTCGTCGCGGTCGCCGAGAACGTCACCGCGGAAAGCGAGGCCGAGACGGTGCGACTGCCGCGCGCGGACGGCGGCCTCGACATCCCGGCCCTCCTCGCCGAGCTGCACACGCGCGGGGTGCGTTCCGTCCTCCTCGAAGGCGGACCGACGCTCGCCGGAGCCTTCGTCGCCGCGGGCGCCGTCGACCGCGTCGTCGCCTATGTGGCCCCCGTCCTGCTCGGCGCGGGCCCCGCCGCCCTCACCGGCGGCGGAATCACGACCATCACCGAAGCGTTGCGGCTCGACGTGAGCGAGACCGTCCGCATCGGCCCCGATCTGCGCGTCACCGCGACCCTCGTAGCGAAGGAGCACTGA
- a CDS encoding riboflavin synthase — MFTGIVEELGEITAVENLDDASRFRVRGPVVTDGAKHGDSIAVNGVCLTVVEHEGAEFTADVMAETLNRSSLGALAPGSRVNLERPTAVGDRLGGHIVQGHVDGTGEIVDRKPSENWEIVKISLPAELSRYVVEKGSITVDGVSLTVVDAGPDYFTISLIPTTLALTTLGIKQPGDPVNLEVDVIAKYVERMLGDRALPASAAAPAQEATK; from the coding sequence GTGTTCACCGGAATCGTCGAAGAGCTGGGCGAGATCACCGCCGTCGAGAACCTGGACGACGCATCGCGCTTCCGCGTCCGTGGCCCCGTCGTCACCGACGGCGCGAAGCACGGCGACTCCATCGCGGTCAACGGCGTCTGTCTGACGGTCGTGGAGCACGAGGGTGCCGAGTTCACCGCCGACGTGATGGCCGAGACCCTGAACCGATCCAGCCTGGGCGCGCTCGCCCCGGGCTCGCGGGTCAACCTGGAGCGGCCCACCGCCGTGGGCGACCGCCTCGGCGGCCACATCGTGCAGGGGCACGTGGACGGCACCGGCGAGATCGTCGACCGCAAGCCTTCCGAGAACTGGGAGATCGTCAAGATCTCGCTCCCCGCCGAGCTCTCCCGCTACGTCGTGGAGAAGGGCTCCATCACCGTCGACGGCGTCAGCCTGACGGTGGTCGACGCCGGGCCCGACTACTTCACCATCAGCCTCATCCCCACCACCCTCGCCCTGACCACGCTCGGCATCAAGCAGCCCGGCGACCCGGTCAACCTCGAGGTGGACGTCATCGCGAAGTACGTCGAGCGCATGCTCGGCGACCGCGCCCTCCCCGCATCCGCCGCCGCTCCCGCTCAGGAGGCCACGAAGTGA
- a CDS encoding nicotinamide riboside transporter PnuC, producing the protein MVGNTVGLIALALGWRRSIWTWPAQFLSGVILVGAYASAHLSGGVGKQLLVIGVALWGWRLWSNGKQQAQDGSIAVRFATWKERGVLLGGTAVGTLAVGALFAAVPDLSWNPWPDAYIFVGTLAAMVAQARGLVEFWFAWLLVDVVGVPLAFSSGLAFSGLVYVIYLALVLWGMRDWWLRSRTVSSESSQPVMEGAPA; encoded by the coding sequence ATGGTGGGCAACACCGTCGGCCTGATCGCCCTCGCCCTCGGCTGGCGGCGCTCCATATGGACCTGGCCCGCCCAGTTCCTGTCCGGCGTCATCCTCGTCGGCGCCTACGCGTCCGCGCACCTCTCCGGCGGCGTCGGCAAGCAGCTGCTCGTCATCGGCGTCGCCCTCTGGGGCTGGCGGCTGTGGTCCAACGGCAAGCAGCAGGCGCAGGACGGCTCCATCGCCGTCCGGTTCGCCACCTGGAAGGAGCGCGGGGTGCTCCTCGGCGGCACGGCCGTCGGCACCCTCGCGGTCGGCGCCCTGTTCGCCGCCGTCCCCGACCTGTCCTGGAACCCCTGGCCCGACGCCTACATCTTCGTCGGCACGCTCGCCGCGATGGTCGCCCAGGCGCGCGGCCTGGTCGAGTTCTGGTTCGCCTGGCTCCTGGTCGACGTGGTCGGCGTACCGCTCGCGTTCAGCAGCGGCCTCGCCTTCTCCGGTCTTGTGTACGTCATCTATCTCGCCCTCGTCCTGTGGGGCATGCGCGACTGGTGGCTGCGGTCGCGCACTGTGTCCTCGGAGTCCTCGCAGCCCGTCATGGAAGGAGCCCCGGCATGA